In Fusarium musae strain F31 chromosome 7, whole genome shotgun sequence, a single window of DNA contains:
- a CDS encoding hypothetical protein (EggNog:ENOG41) has product MHCLYSLACWFFLIFVSNGAAEELQQDSTGILDFGLVFPRNESTFVPSLMTPFVFSFRNPELFPTLQPYAIYEIYNYSNTSQFMFDGRLDTINLNLSANHDPHLEVRYHRYLDLEGKWLMMLTTGVLNCVEDRYHYYNDSHYIDANYTKTNITFTTKGPSGQVDLAAETSDKNCSSPVGLAIDVQNTIKVPEGDVRADEMVAGICAVEPLVTRTDKCVAVTPAAASSIVAEMTWRVGDPGKLGLQTTGLER; this is encoded by the exons ATGCATTGCCTCTATTCCTTGGCGTGTtggttcttcctcatcttcgtctcCAACGGGGCTGCTGAGGAACTGCAACAAGATTCTACAGGCATCTTGGACTTTGGTCTAGTCTTTCCACGCAATGAGTCGACCTTCGTTCCCTCTTTGATGACGCCTTTTGTTTTCTCATTCCGAAACCCCGAACTTTTTCCTACTCTTCAACCTTATGCTATCTATGAGATCTACAATTACAGTAATACTAGCCAATTTATGTTTGATGGCAGACTCGACAcaatcaatctcaatctctcgGCCAACCATGATCCTCACCTCGAAGTCCGTTACCATCGGTACTTGGATCTCGAAGGCAAATGGCTTATGATGCTCACTACTGGCGTTCTCAATTGTGTCGAGGATCGCTATCACTACTACAACGATTCACACTATATTGACGCCAACTataccaagaccaacatTACCTTCACTACAAAGGGCCCTTCAGGACAGGTCGACCTCGCTGCTGAGACAAGCGACAAGAATTGTTCATCCCCAGTCGGACTCGCCATCGATGTCCAAAACACGATCAAGGTCCCGGAGGGTGATGTCCGTGCCGACGAGATGGTAGCAGGGATCTGCGCAGTCGAGCCTCTGGTAACTCGGACAGACAAGTGTGTCGCCGTGACGCCTGCGGCTGCATCAAGCATCGTCGCCGAAATGACTTGGCGG GTCGGAGATCCCGGAAAGTTGGGGTTGCAAACCACTGGATTGGAAAGATGA